TGGATTTTCGCTTACTTTTTGAACTTTTATGTTCTTTAtgtttatgtttctttttaactttttttgatttctttgttttatgtaATTCCACCCACTTTCCTTGAAAATCTTCTACGACTTTTGGTACTATGACGCTTTTACAAATAGGCCTTGAAAATTCTGTACTTCCAGTAGAATctgttaaaatatttccatcTTTGATCAATCTTGAAGGAAGCATCGGTCCATATACTTTCTCTGGTAATGGCATTTGTAGCGTATCACaggtattattttcgtaattttgtTCAATGATAGTCTGTGGTTCTAATTGCAAactcgttcctttttctttgatattactCTCAATATCTTCTGTACTGACATGTGTTTTTTTTACAAGGTCCTCAAGATCCAATTTGGCAAAAATGCCTCTAGGTGGTGACatatttcttgatatattAACATCATTCGAAGAATCACCAATCAACACTGACTTTACAACTtcgttatcgatattttcttctatctctgtttctgATTCTTCGCTACTACTAAGAAAAATTGCTctaaaaagatcttttttttcttctgaatTCTTTTTATGAGCTATACTAGTCTCTTTGTGTTGAGATTTTTCAATGTCTGCCAAAATTTGATGTTGTTCTATATTTAGCATATTACTTTCTTCATTAAGAAATTCTTGTTCAGTATTgcatttcaataattttgttgAAGGTACCTCATGGACTGTTTtgccaaatattttttcatatgaaGCTTCaaaattcttcattttttctgaCATTATTTCTGGTTCCTGATTTTCAACAGAAGTCTTATAGTACGTGGAAGAAGGAAGTGCATAATCTTTTATGAATTCATCTTTATATGAGGTAGATGCCTTATTATCTATGTCTTTGCCAATTGTGTCAGTTACTTTTAAAAATCTGGAGGATACATCTAAATCTAATGAATTAAATACTGAAAACCTCggtttcttctctattttagTTTGTATACAACTATTTCGTGGTTCAggaatattaaatcttttacaTACAATACTTGCAGGTTGCCATTCAATTATCTCTCGAGTTAGTTTTCCAAACATTTCCATCTTGGCAGCTTcatctttttgcttttctaaACTAtcagttatatttattatatatttatttgagttatttatatcattatcattacttgATTCTTGTTCAATAGATTTAGTtgcttttttaaattcaacaaGTTCTAAATCTTTGTCTGATTTAATCGTAGAAAGTGATTGTATGTTATCATATTTATGTTTATCATTAGTTTTTAAACAAGTAAGGGTCTGTTCAAATCGttcttgtttattttgatCAGTTAAAACTGGACTCTTATAAATTTGGTTATTAACTGATTCTACATTGGCGAATGAAGAAGAGCTATTTAAATGTGTtggtatatttaataatccaGAAGTGATTTGTTCTGTACCTGTGACACCACCACTGACaaatgtttttgtatttaatttgCCCACCCACATACTATTTACTTGTGTTTTTGGTTTTTCAACTACTTTTTCACTATTTTTTGCCTTTTGATTTTCTGATGAATTCAATGGTTCTGATATTGAATTATCAACAGGCATAGAAATTGTAGAATTTAATGTTTTTGCAGTTGTGTCAAGTTTTCCTTGAATTGCTGTATCAGTGAAATTAATGTCTTGTAAGATTTTAGCtctttttataacattaaggctcttcttcttctcattaatTGATTGATGTGGGATAGGTGGAAAAAATCTACTTTTTCTGGTAATATGAATTGCGCA
This sequence is a window from Vespa crabro chromosome 9, iyVesCrab1.2, whole genome shotgun sequence. Protein-coding genes within it:
- the LOC124426880 gene encoding G patch domain-containing protein 1 homolog, producing the protein MSDSEDENYATFGIPLEPLDEENLPRKKAVTVEDQYAYDAQGRRRFHGAFTGGFSAGYFNTVGTRDGWKPQQFKSSRGSKAKTIEQQPEDFMDEEDVSIFGIAPKGIRANSDYEYHGQKGTKRGRTEIINNRSLSYNPVLKELLRPVRETVGIALLKKMGWKPGQGIGNRITKKEKIKAKQQIERIKVYGCSLPKNEEKEIDSNIDSDDETPNITFAPDDYEPFKSKGKDNYFGIGYSGLNRQNILSNQINEEYNYQSNNKILPIFGHAFGVGAFEADDEDIYEREDMSRYDSVLGPERKSKTRWSKDNISNDNGSNCIEGFVQAKDKLNYRKTFALPCLPKNYCAIHITRKSRFFPPIPHQSINEKKKSLNVIKRAKILQDINFTDTAIQGKLDTTAKTLNSTISMPVDNSISEPLNSSENQKAKNSEKVVEKPKTQVNSMWVGKLNTKTFVSGGVTGTEQITSGLLNIPTHLNSSSSFANVESVNNQIYKSPVLTDQNKQERFEQTLTCLKTNDKHKYDNIQSLSTIKSDKDLELVEFKKATKSIEQESSNDNDINNSNKYIINITDSLEKQKDEAAKMEMFGKLTREIIEWQPASIVCKRFNIPEPRNSCIQTKIEKKPRFSVFNSLDLDVSSRFLKVTDTIGKDIDNKASTSYKDEFIKDYALPSSTYYKTSVENQEPEIMSEKMKNFEASYEKIFGKTVHEVPSTKLLKCNTEQEFLNEESNMLNIEQHQILADIEKSQHKETSIAHKKNSEEKKDLFRAIFLSSSEESETEIEENIDNEVVKSVLIGDSSNDVNISRNMSPPRGIFAKLDLEDLVKKTHVSTEDIESNIKEKGTSLQLEPQTIIEQNYENNTCDTLQMPLPEKVYGPMLPSRLIKDGNILTDSTGSTEFSRPICKSVIVPKVVEDFQGKWVELHKTKKSKKVKKKHKHKEHKSSKSKRKSKKHKR